The proteins below are encoded in one region of Winogradskyella helgolandensis:
- the mazG gene encoding nucleoside triphosphate pyrophosphohydrolase: protein MSDKTAQLKAFERLLTIMDELREQCPWDKKQTMESLRHLTIEEVYELGDAILDDDLEEVKKELGDVLLHIVFYSKIGSETNNFDIADVCNSICDKLIDRHPHIYGDVVVKDEAEVKRNWEQLKLKEGKSSVLEGVPKSLPAVVKASRIQEKVAGVGFDWEEPEQVFEKVEEEIAELKVEIAKGDLDAIESEFGDVMFSMINYARFLKVNPENALERTNKKFIKRFQYLESKAKELNKSLKDMTLSEMDVFWEEAKLL, encoded by the coding sequence ATGTCTGATAAAACAGCCCAATTAAAAGCTTTTGAACGTTTGTTAACTATCATGGACGAGTTGCGTGAGCAATGTCCTTGGGATAAAAAACAAACCATGGAATCCTTGCGTCATCTCACTATTGAAGAGGTTTATGAACTTGGTGATGCTATTCTAGATGACGATTTAGAAGAGGTTAAAAAGGAATTGGGAGATGTTTTACTTCATATTGTGTTTTATTCTAAAATTGGTAGTGAAACCAATAATTTTGATATTGCAGATGTCTGCAATAGTATTTGCGATAAACTTATAGATCGTCATCCACATATTTATGGAGATGTTGTGGTTAAAGATGAAGCTGAAGTAAAACGTAACTGGGAACAACTTAAGCTTAAAGAGGGTAAAAGTAGTGTGCTCGAAGGTGTTCCAAAAAGTTTACCTGCTGTTGTAAAAGCTAGTCGCATACAAGAAAAAGTGGCAGGAGTTGGATTTGATTGGGAAGAACCGGAACAAGTGTTTGAAAAAGTGGAAGAGGAGATTGCCGAATTAAAAGTTGAAATTGCTAAAGGAGATCTAGATGCGATTGAAAGTGAGTTTGGTGATGTGATGTTCTCAATGATAAATTACGCACGGTTTCTTAAGGTAAATCCAGAAAACGCTCTAGAACGCACCAATAAAAAATTCATAAAACGCTTTCAGTATTTAGAATCTAAAGCTAAAGAGCTGAACAAATCTTTAAAAGATATGACACTTTCTGAAATGGATGTCTTTTGGGAAGAGGCAAAATTATTGTAA
- a CDS encoding DUF5606 family protein, with translation MSLDKILSISGKPGLYQIVTQTRTGAVVESLIDKKRITVGAHSNISILSEIAIYTLAEEVPLREVLKKVKEKEGGQPTSISHKDSKDTLEEFFFEVLPDYDEDRVYPSDIKKVVQWYNLLQKNDLLDSLEESSKEDKTTSDEEE, from the coding sequence ATGAGCTTAGACAAAATTTTATCTATTTCTGGGAAACCAGGTTTATACCAAATCGTAACGCAAACTAGAACAGGTGCTGTTGTAGAATCGTTAATTGACAAAAAACGCATCACAGTTGGTGCTCACAGTAATATTAGTATTCTTAGCGAAATAGCTATTTATACTTTAGCCGAAGAAGTGCCTTTAAGAGAGGTTCTTAAAAAGGTGAAAGAAAAAGAAGGAGGACAACCAACGTCTATCAGTCATAAGGATAGTAAAGATACTTTAGAGGAATTTTTCTTTGAAGTATTGCCAGATTATGATGAAGATCGTGTGTATCCTTCAGATATTAAGAAAGTCGTACAATGGTACAATTTACTTCAAAAAAATGATCTTTTGGATTCTCTTGAAGAATCATCAAAAGAAGACAAAACTACTTCTGACGAAGAAGAATAA
- the def gene encoding peptide deformylase, which translates to MILPIVAYGDAVLKKEAKEIDKDYPKLNELIDNMYETMYGAYGVGLAAPQIGLAIRLFLVDTSPFADDEDLSEEESAKMKNFKKTFINAQILEEEGDEWAFNEGCLSIPDVREDVFRQPKIKIQYQDENFETHVEEYDGLIARVIQHEYDHIEGILFTDKLSSFKKRLIKGRLTNISKGKIKIDYRMRFPAMSKRR; encoded by the coding sequence ATGATTTTACCTATCGTAGCCTATGGCGATGCTGTTTTGAAGAAAGAGGCCAAGGAAATTGATAAAGATTATCCGAAATTAAATGAGCTTATCGATAATATGTACGAAACCATGTATGGTGCATATGGTGTTGGTTTAGCTGCTCCTCAAATTGGTTTAGCAATTCGGTTGTTTTTAGTAGATACAAGTCCTTTTGCAGATGATGAAGATCTTTCTGAAGAAGAGAGTGCAAAAATGAAGAACTTCAAGAAAACATTTATTAATGCTCAGATTTTAGAAGAAGAAGGAGATGAATGGGCTTTTAACGAAGGTTGTTTAAGTATTCCAGATGTTAGAGAGGATGTTTTTAGACAGCCAAAGATTAAAATTCAATATCAAGATGAGAATTTTGAGACTCATGTTGAAGAATATGATGGATTAATAGCGCGCGTTATTCAACATGAATACGACCATATCGAAGGCATTTTATTTACAGATAAATTATCATCATTTAAAAAGCGTTTAATAAAAGGACGACTTACCAATATTTCAAAAGGTAAGATTAAAATTGATTACAGAATGCGATTTCCTGCAATGAGCAAGAGACGTTAA
- the ruvX gene encoding Holliday junction resolvase RuvX, translating to MGRILAIDYGTKRTGLAVTDEMQIIASGLTTVETKALLPFLKNYISTEKVEKIVVGLPKQMDNSASESEVYIQKFLVQLSKAIPEIPVDRVDERFTSKMAFQTMIDSGLKKKQRKNKALVDEISATLILQSYLSSSQF from the coding sequence ATGGGACGAATTTTAGCCATTGATTATGGCACAAAACGAACAGGATTAGCAGTTACAGATGAAATGCAAATCATTGCATCTGGTCTTACCACAGTAGAGACTAAAGCGCTGCTTCCGTTTTTAAAAAATTACATATCAACTGAAAAAGTGGAGAAGATAGTCGTTGGTTTGCCAAAGCAAATGGATAATTCGGCTTCGGAAAGTGAAGTCTATATTCAGAAGTTTTTAGTGCAATTATCAAAAGCTATTCCTGAAATCCCTGTGGATCGTGTGGATGAACGCTTTACGTCTAAAATGGCATTTCAAACAATGATAGATAGTGGATTGAAGAAAAAACAACGTAAGAATAAGGCTTTGGTTGATGAAATTAGCGCAACGCTTATTCTACAGAGTTATCTTTCTAGTAGTCAATTTTAA
- a CDS encoding 2,3,4,5-tetrahydropyridine-2,6-dicarboxylate N-succinyltransferase, which yields MKQLQSVIENAWDDRSLLTNQVTIDAIRSVVDLVDAGTLRVAEPTDNGWQVNEWVKKAVVLYFPIQKMETFEVGIFEYHDKIPLKRGYAEKGIRVVPHAVARHGAYISSGTILMPSYVNIGAYVDEGTMVDTWATVGSCAQIGKNVHLSGGVGIGGVLEPLQAAPVIIEDGAFIGSRCIVVEGVRVEKEAVLGANVVLTMSTKIIDVTGDEPVETKGVVPARSVVIPGSYTKKFAAGEFQVPCALIIGKRKESTNKKTSLNDALREYDVAV from the coding sequence ATGAAACAATTACAATCTGTTATAGAAAATGCCTGGGACGATCGTTCTCTTTTAACTAATCAAGTAACCATAGATGCTATTAGAAGTGTCGTTGACCTTGTTGATGCTGGTACATTGCGTGTCGCAGAACCAACAGACAATGGATGGCAAGTAAACGAATGGGTAAAAAAAGCCGTTGTTTTATATTTCCCAATTCAGAAAATGGAAACATTTGAAGTTGGTATTTTTGAATATCATGATAAAATTCCTTTAAAACGTGGTTATGCTGAAAAAGGAATTAGAGTGGTTCCTCATGCCGTTGCACGACATGGAGCTTATATTTCTTCTGGTACTATTTTAATGCCAAGTTATGTAAATATTGGCGCCTATGTAGATGAAGGTACGATGGTAGATACTTGGGCTACTGTTGGTAGTTGTGCACAAATTGGTAAAAATGTTCACCTTTCTGGAGGTGTTGGAATTGGTGGAGTTTTAGAACCTTTACAAGCGGCTCCTGTAATTATTGAAGATGGTGCATTTATAGGCTCTCGTTGTATTGTTGTTGAAGGTGTACGTGTAGAAAAAGAAGCGGTTTTAGGCGCTAACGTTGTTTTAACAATGAGTACTAAAATTATAGATGTTACTGGTGACGAACCTGTAGAAACTAAAGGTGTTGTACCTGCACGTTCTGTTGTAATTCCTGGTAGCTATACTAAAAAGTTTGCTGCTGGCGAATTTCAAGTACCTTGTGCTTTAATTATTGGGAAGCGTAAAGAAAGTACAAATAAGAAAACATCTTTAAATGATGCATTGCGCGAGTATGATGTAGCCGTTTAA
- a CDS encoding ATP-grasp fold amidoligase family protein: MPNKIRRSLLRQLRKMRFLPSKLYVQYHYEYFSGKKLNLQNPKEFNAKIEWYKVFYRPKILNTLVDKYEVRHVIENTIGKNYLNEIYGVYDNAEDIPFKDLPNQFVIKATHSSGHNVIVKDKSQLDIKKVSKKLKKWIKVNQYYRMGQEWAYKDVKPRYIIEKFLKQDDKSTLIDYKFYCFNGEPKFIDVHIDREEDHKQGCFDLDFKVLPFGKSKTYKSISDGIPKPTNLKEMIDLAEILSKNLPFVRVDFYSVNGKTIFGEMTFYPSDARKEFYPDEYNTIIGDYFELPKLENGQNVITKF; the protein is encoded by the coding sequence ATGCCTAATAAAATACGTCGCAGCTTATTAAGACAGTTACGAAAAATGCGTTTTTTACCTTCTAAGTTATATGTACAATATCATTACGAATATTTTTCTGGTAAGAAGTTAAACCTTCAAAACCCCAAAGAATTCAACGCAAAAATAGAATGGTATAAAGTGTTTTATAGGCCAAAGATATTAAACACCTTAGTAGACAAGTATGAAGTTAGGCATGTTATAGAAAACACAATCGGTAAAAATTATCTTAATGAAATTTATGGAGTTTACGACAATGCTGAAGATATTCCGTTTAAAGACTTACCCAACCAATTTGTAATAAAGGCAACACACTCAAGCGGACACAATGTAATTGTTAAGGACAAATCTCAACTAGACATTAAAAAAGTGTCTAAGAAGTTAAAAAAGTGGATTAAGGTTAATCAGTATTACAGAATGGGTCAAGAATGGGCTTATAAAGATGTAAAACCGAGATACATTATTGAGAAATTTTTAAAGCAAGATGACAAAAGTACCTTAATCGATTATAAATTTTACTGCTTTAATGGTGAACCTAAATTTATAGATGTCCACATAGACAGAGAAGAAGACCACAAACAAGGCTGCTTTGATTTAGATTTTAAGGTGTTACCATTTGGAAAAAGTAAGACTTATAAGAGTATTTCTGACGGAATCCCAAAACCTACGAATCTTAAAGAAATGATAGATTTAGCTGAAATCTTATCTAAAAACCTTCCTTTTGTTAGAGTAGATTTTTACTCTGTAAATGGTAAAACTATATTTGGAGAAATGACGTTCTACCCATCTGATGCTAGAAAAGAGTTTTATCCAGATGAATACAATACTATTATTGGAGATTATTTTGAATTGCCTAAACTTGAAAATGGTCAAAACGTAATTACTAAATTTTAA
- a CDS encoding Stealth CR1 domain-containing protein, whose protein sequence is MTKDIIEEYPIDAVILWVDGNDDNHKAKMLPYLEDKAKINSEKFRTRYDQVNEINFTIDSILKYAPYVRNIHIITDNQTPDFLKNSKDDTYKKVSIVDHKVVFKDYEDYLPTFNCRPIETCLFRIPDLAEHFIYFNDDFFLINETKPSDFFKNGLPILRGKWLKFDKDIFYKKFKKRRVGHKSIQQNAARLAGFKKYYNFKHTPHPLRKSTFETYFEANEDVLIENIKHRFRKTSQFTPQGLANHLEIKNKTCYFKDDLQLMYFRSYKKPLFWYRFKLNVKTKGKLFLGLQSLDRSPPHILEYIIGWLEERMR, encoded by the coding sequence ATGACGAAGGACATTATAGAGGAATATCCCATAGACGCAGTTATTCTTTGGGTAGATGGAAATGACGACAATCATAAAGCCAAAATGCTGCCTTATTTAGAAGATAAAGCTAAAATTAATTCTGAAAAATTTAGAACACGTTATGACCAAGTGAATGAAATTAACTTCACCATTGATTCTATTTTAAAATATGCTCCTTACGTTAGAAATATTCACATTATAACCGATAATCAAACACCAGATTTTTTAAAAAACAGTAAAGACGACACGTATAAGAAGGTTTCTATTGTTGATCACAAAGTTGTTTTTAAAGATTATGAAGACTATCTACCTACGTTTAACTGCAGACCTATTGAAACCTGTTTATTCAGAATTCCTGATTTAGCGGAACATTTCATCTATTTTAATGATGATTTCTTTTTAATAAATGAAACAAAACCCAGTGATTTCTTTAAAAATGGTCTTCCTATTTTAAGAGGAAAATGGTTAAAATTTGATAAGGATATTTTCTATAAAAAATTCAAGAAACGAAGAGTTGGTCATAAATCTATTCAGCAAAATGCTGCTCGACTAGCCGGATTTAAAAAATATTACAATTTTAAGCACACACCACATCCGCTTAGAAAATCGACATTTGAAACCTATTTTGAAGCCAACGAAGATGTGCTTATAGAAAACATAAAACATCGCTTTAGAAAAACAAGTCAATTTACACCTCAAGGCTTAGCGAATCATTTAGAAATAAAAAACAAAACATGTTATTTTAAAGATGATCTTCAACTGATGTATTTCAGATCTTATAAAAAACCGTTGTTTTGGTATCGATTTAAATTAAATGTAAAAACTAAAGGGAAATTATTCTTAGGTCTTCAAAGTTTAGATCGCAGTCCTCCTCACATTTTAGAATATATAATAGGTTGGCTAGAAGAGCGTATGCGCTAA